The following proteins come from a genomic window of Triticum aestivum cultivar Chinese Spring chromosome 6A, IWGSC CS RefSeq v2.1, whole genome shotgun sequence:
- the LOC123127617 gene encoding very-long-chain 3-oxoacyl-CoA reductase 1 produces the protein MAGTCAHVEFLRAQPAWALALAAVGLLVAARAALRLALWVYAAFLRPGKPLRRRYGPWAVVTGATDGIGRAIAFRLAASGLGLVLVGRNPDKLAAVSEEIRGKYPKTEVRTFVLDFASEGLAAGVEALKDSIRGLDVGVLVNNAGVSYPYARYFHEVDEELMRSLIRVNVEGVTRVTHAVLPGMVDRKRGAIVNIGSGAASVVPSDPLYSVYAATKAYVDQFSRCLYVEYKGKGIDVQCQVPLYVATKMASIRRSSFLVPSADTYARAAIRHIGYEPRCTPYWPHSVLWFLISLLPESLVDSTRLSMCIKIRKKGQAKDAKKKAQ, from the exons ATGGCCGGCACGTGCGCCCACGTCGAATTCCTCCGCGCGCAGCCGGCGTGGGCGCTGGCCCTCGCGGCCGTCGGCCTCCtcgtcgccgcccgcgccgccctgcGCCTCGCCCTCTGGGTCTACGCCGCCTTCCTCCGCCCCGGCAAGCCCCTGCGCCGCCGCTACGGGCCCTGGGCCGtcgtcaccggcgccaccgacggcATCGGCCGCGCCATCGCCTTCCGCCTTGCCGCCTCCGGCCTCGGCCTCGTGCTCGTCGGCCGCAACCCGGACAAGCTCGCCGCCGTCTCCGAGGAGATCAGGGGCAAGTACCCCAAGACCGAGGTCCGCACCTTCGTGCTCGACTTCGCTTCCGAGGGGCTCGCCGCTGGGGTGGAGGCGCTCAAGGACTCCATCCGGGGCCTCGACGTCGGCGTGCTCGTCAACAACGCCGGGGTCTCGTACCCGTACGCCCGCTACTTCCATGAGGTGGACGAGGAGCTCATGCGGAGCCTCATCCGGGTCAACGTCGAGGGGGTAACGCGGGTCACCCACGCCGTGCTCCCGGGCATGGTCGACAGGAAGCGTGGCGCAATCGTCAACATCGGCTCCGGTGCTGCCTCTGTTGTGCCGTCCGATCCACTCTACTCCGTCTACGCCGCCACGAAAGC gtACGTTGACCAGTTCTCAAGATGCCTCTATGTTGAGTACAAGGGCAAGGGCATTGATGTGCAATGCCAG GTGCCCTTGTACGTGGCGACAAAGATGGCATCAATCAGGAGGTCTTCCTTCCTTGTGCCATCCGCGGACACCTATGCTCGTGCTGCTATTCGCCACATTGGCTATGAGCCGAGGTGCACACCGTACTGGCCACACTCTGTTCTGTGGTTCTTGATCTCCCTTCTCCCAGAGTCACTTGTGGATAGTACACGCCTCAGCATGTGCATCAAGATCCGCAAGAAGGGGCAGGCTAAGGATGCCAAGAAGAAAGCGCAGTGA
- the LOC123127616 gene encoding uncharacterized membrane protein At3g27390 isoform X1: MEPSAGFRASVWSCFKFLPFFCGLLLLGIIKGVLFGPWAWLIIAIGISALVLGLWPMHVIWTYYCIIRTKLVGPVVKLLLLISVSGILVLWLIVGIVGSVLAGLAYGFLAPVMATFDALGEGKKRPLVHCFVDGTWSTITGGCTVVRDLKDMLFHSYLAYMDDLRFHEPPGGKPFEIRVLDIPGAVLAAACGLLMDGIMFTAIALYKFPVMLFKGWKRLIEDLVGREGPFLETACVPFAGLAILLWPFAVLGAFLASMISSVPLGAYAAIVVYQESSLFMGLSYAISSVSIFDEYTNDVLDMAPGSCFPRFVYQKNEASVESTRGPLSRPASFRDKQDGKKAPARVTSFKSSFDEFNPFKLLDHLFEECHHRGEALVAEGVITPKDIEETKSGKGGSGVLNVGLPAYVILNALLRSAKADSDGLILRDGCEITSDNRPKNTLFDWFFDPLMVIKDQIKAENFTEEEEAYLQKRVLLISDPKRLKATLPHLSSLNERKQAEIDAFARRLQGITKSISRYPTFKRRFDDLVKALSEELERAMGGSRSVSGSQFQKLRSGLVRMLSQRSMGKTASIRGGDQEAQLTNDAGVA, from the exons ATGGAGCCATCGGCTGGGTTCCGGGCCTCTGTCTGGAGCTGCTTCAAGTTCTTGCCCTTCTTCTGTGGCCTTCTTCTCCTGGGGATCATCAAAG GTGTTCTGTTTGGCCCATGGGCCTGGCTTATTATAGCGATCGGTATTTCTGCACTCGTCCTGGGGTTATGGCCTATGCATGTGATTTGGACGTACTACTGCATCATAAG AACCAAGCTGGTGGGACCTGTTGTGAAGCTGCTGCTTCTTATTTCTGTATCTGGGATTTTAGTCTTGTGGCTGATAGTTGGCATCGTTGGAAGCGTACTTGCTGGGTTAGCATACGGCTTTCTAGCACCAGTAATGGCCACATTTGATGCACTCGGTGAAGGAAAAAAAAGGCCACTCGTTCATTGCTTTGTG GATGGAACATGGAGCACTATCACAGGAGGCTGTACAGTAGTCAGGGACCTGAAAGACATGCTATTCCATTCATATCTTGCATATATGGATGATCTACGGTTCCACGAACCTCCTGGTGGAAAACCATTTGAAATAAG AGTGCTTGATATTCCTGGCGCAGTACTCGCTGCCGCATGTGGACTCTTAATGGATGGGATAATGTTCACAGCAATTGCCTTGTACAAGTTCCCTGTGATGCTTTTTAAAGGATGGAAGCGACTGATTGAAGATCTGGTTGGCAGAGAAGGACCTTTCCTTGAGACAGCGTGTGTGCCATTCGCTGGTCTGGCTATTCTTCTCTGGCCATTTGCTGTTTTAGGAGCCTTCCTAGCCTCCATGATCTCCAGTGTTCCTCTAGGCGCATATGCTGCCATTGTGGTTTATCAG GAATCCTCTCTTTTCATGGGACTATCTTATGCAATATCATCAGTATCCATCTTTGATGAGTATACAAATGATGTACTTGACATGGCACCAGGATCTTGCTTTCCTAG GTTTGTATACCAGAAGAATGAAGCTTCCGTGGAAAGTACCCGTGGCCCGCTGTCAAGGCCCGCCTCATTCAGGGATAAGCAAGATGGAAAGAAAGCTCCAGCACGGGTTACATCATTTAAGAGTAGCTTTGATGAGTTCAATCCATTTAAG TTGCTAGATCACCTATTCGAAGAGTGTCACCACCGTGGCGAGGCTCTGGTCGCTGAAGGAGTGATAACACCGAAAGATATCGAAGAAACAAAGTCAGGCAAAGGCGGCAGCGGAGTGCTTAATGTGGGTTTGCCAGCATATGTTATTCTCAATGCACTCCTACGATCTGCAAAGGCTGATTCCGATGGCCTGATTCTCA GAGATGGCTGTGAAATAACATCTGACAACAGGCCTAAGAATACACTATTTGATTGGTTCTTTGACCCTCTGATGGTCATCAAAGATCAAATCAAAGCCGAGAATTTTACAGAAGAGGAGGAGGCGTACCTTCAGAAACGCGTACTGTTGATCAGCGACCCGAAGCGCCTCAAGGCGACTCTTCCGCATTTGTCATCCCTGAATGAGCGAAAACAAGCAGAAATAGATGCATTTGCTCGGAG ATTGCAAGGGATCACAAAGTCGATATCAAGATACCCGACATTCAAGCGCCGTTTCGACGACCTAGTGAAAGCACTTTCTGAGGAGCTGGAGAGGGCAATGGGCGGCAGCCGATCTGTCAGTGGATCACAGTTTCAGAAGCTCAGAAGCGGTCTTGTTCGAATGCTTAGCCAGAGATCGATGGGGAAGACGGCAAGCATCCGAGGAGGTGATCAAGAGGCGCAGCTCACAAACGACGCTGGTGTTGCGTAA
- the LOC123127616 gene encoding uncharacterized membrane protein At3g27390 isoform X2, with the protein MATFDALGEGKKRPLVHCFVDGTWSTITGGCTVVRDLKDMLFHSYLAYMDDLRFHEPPGGKPFEIRVLDIPGAVLAAACGLLMDGIMFTAIALYKFPVMLFKGWKRLIEDLVGREGPFLETACVPFAGLAILLWPFAVLGAFLASMISSVPLGAYAAIVVYQESSLFMGLSYAISSVSIFDEYTNDVLDMAPGSCFPRFVYQKNEASVESTRGPLSRPASFRDKQDGKKAPARVTSFKSSFDEFNPFKLLDHLFEECHHRGEALVAEGVITPKDIEETKSGKGGSGVLNVGLPAYVILNALLRSAKADSDGLILRDGCEITSDNRPKNTLFDWFFDPLMVIKDQIKAENFTEEEEAYLQKRVLLISDPKRLKATLPHLSSLNERKQAEIDAFARRLQGITKSISRYPTFKRRFDDLVKALSEELERAMGGSRSVSGSQFQKLRSGLVRMLSQRSMGKTASIRGGDQEAQLTNDAGVA; encoded by the exons ATGGCCACATTTGATGCACTCGGTGAAGGAAAAAAAAGGCCACTCGTTCATTGCTTTGTG GATGGAACATGGAGCACTATCACAGGAGGCTGTACAGTAGTCAGGGACCTGAAAGACATGCTATTCCATTCATATCTTGCATATATGGATGATCTACGGTTCCACGAACCTCCTGGTGGAAAACCATTTGAAATAAG AGTGCTTGATATTCCTGGCGCAGTACTCGCTGCCGCATGTGGACTCTTAATGGATGGGATAATGTTCACAGCAATTGCCTTGTACAAGTTCCCTGTGATGCTTTTTAAAGGATGGAAGCGACTGATTGAAGATCTGGTTGGCAGAGAAGGACCTTTCCTTGAGACAGCGTGTGTGCCATTCGCTGGTCTGGCTATTCTTCTCTGGCCATTTGCTGTTTTAGGAGCCTTCCTAGCCTCCATGATCTCCAGTGTTCCTCTAGGCGCATATGCTGCCATTGTGGTTTATCAG GAATCCTCTCTTTTCATGGGACTATCTTATGCAATATCATCAGTATCCATCTTTGATGAGTATACAAATGATGTACTTGACATGGCACCAGGATCTTGCTTTCCTAG GTTTGTATACCAGAAGAATGAAGCTTCCGTGGAAAGTACCCGTGGCCCGCTGTCAAGGCCCGCCTCATTCAGGGATAAGCAAGATGGAAAGAAAGCTCCAGCACGGGTTACATCATTTAAGAGTAGCTTTGATGAGTTCAATCCATTTAAG TTGCTAGATCACCTATTCGAAGAGTGTCACCACCGTGGCGAGGCTCTGGTCGCTGAAGGAGTGATAACACCGAAAGATATCGAAGAAACAAAGTCAGGCAAAGGCGGCAGCGGAGTGCTTAATGTGGGTTTGCCAGCATATGTTATTCTCAATGCACTCCTACGATCTGCAAAGGCTGATTCCGATGGCCTGATTCTCA GAGATGGCTGTGAAATAACATCTGACAACAGGCCTAAGAATACACTATTTGATTGGTTCTTTGACCCTCTGATGGTCATCAAAGATCAAATCAAAGCCGAGAATTTTACAGAAGAGGAGGAGGCGTACCTTCAGAAACGCGTACTGTTGATCAGCGACCCGAAGCGCCTCAAGGCGACTCTTCCGCATTTGTCATCCCTGAATGAGCGAAAACAAGCAGAAATAGATGCATTTGCTCGGAG ATTGCAAGGGATCACAAAGTCGATATCAAGATACCCGACATTCAAGCGCCGTTTCGACGACCTAGTGAAAGCACTTTCTGAGGAGCTGGAGAGGGCAATGGGCGGCAGCCGATCTGTCAGTGGATCACAGTTTCAGAAGCTCAGAAGCGGTCTTGTTCGAATGCTTAGCCAGAGATCGATGGGGAAGACGGCAAGCATCCGAGGAGGTGATCAAGAGGCGCAGCTCACAAACGACGCTGGTGTTGCGTAA